One segment of Thermococcus profundus DNA contains the following:
- a CDS encoding multiprotein bridging factor aMBF1: MGKAKPKYCEICGAPIRGPGHRIKIEGAEVLVCDRCYEKYGGKKPGTFSIMPTGRQPARRTYSRPPRPKPVQKPRTERPLYTEEIVEDYAERVYHAIQRSKKSYQELSHEIGLSMNDLRAIAHGHREPTIKEARKLEKYFGIKLIESSEEEPLERKRTIPREYEPTLGDIANIRIKKRKK, translated from the coding sequence ATGGGTAAGGCCAAGCCCAAGTACTGCGAGATATGCGGGGCACCCATAAGGGGGCCAGGTCACAGGATAAAGATCGAGGGGGCCGAAGTTCTAGTCTGCGATAGGTGTTACGAGAAGTACGGGGGCAAAAAGCCCGGTACCTTCAGCATCATGCCAACCGGAAGGCAACCCGCGAGAAGGACTTACTCACGGCCACCCAGGCCCAAACCTGTTCAGAAGCCCAGGACTGAGAGGCCCCTCTACACGGAGGAGATAGTCGAGGATTACGCCGAGCGCGTTTACCATGCAATACAGCGCTCAAAGAAGAGCTACCAGGAGCTCTCGCATGAAATAGGGCTCTCCATGAACGACCTCCGCGCGATAGCCCACGGTCACCGCGAGCCCACCATTAAGGAAGCGAGGAAGCTGGAGAAGTACTTCGGGATAAAGCTCATCGAGAGCTCCGAGGAGGAGCCCCTTGAAAGGAAGAGGACCATTCCCAGAGAATACGAGCCCACCCTGGGGGATATAGCCAACATAAGGATCAAGAAACGGAAGAAGTGA
- a CDS encoding type II toxin-antitoxin system VapC family toxin, with protein MMEVFVDSSVLIEGLKGNPDAVRVLYILADEKAVAIINDIVVSEFLFHYIRLKSGASPFTIKQSGRISEYILDDEPLDFLNQFHIIPTDEDTIMKAYSLMRSHNLLPNDAIILTTCKINGITNLATLDSDLRKAAEKEGLKLL; from the coding sequence ATGATGGAAGTTTTCGTAGACTCTTCAGTTTTGATAGAAGGGCTAAAAGGAAATCCCGACGCTGTTAGGGTTCTTTACATACTAGCAGACGAAAAAGCAGTTGCTATAATAAATGACATAGTGGTGAGTGAATTTCTGTTTCATTACATTCGTCTAAAATCCGGTGCTTCTCCTTTTACAATTAAACAATCTGGCAGGATATCAGAATACATTTTAGATGACGAGCCGTTGGACTTTCTGAATCAGTTTCACATCATACCTACTGACGAGGACACTATTATGAAGGCTTACAGTTTAATGAGATCTCACAATCTTCTTCCGAACGATGCTATAATCTTAACTACGTGTAAAATCAATGGGATCACAAACTTGGCCACATTAGACAGCGATCTGAGAAAAGCGGCCGAAAAAGAGGGTTTAAAACTCCTTTAA
- a CDS encoding DUF356 domain-containing protein, whose translation MRNTIVLVRTDSFEKASIALADLVRYGGMKIRGDPRIIPPALSEWVFEKISGEKPRKHFRAHVVAQIDLPPAKAIGRLMDIHPPAHVLVVPPDTEAWGELMRLWGSFEKLRGFHPPKKTKAEESRGKKRKRGDFGLKEF comes from the coding sequence ATGAGAAACACGATCGTTCTGGTGAGAACCGACAGTTTTGAGAAGGCGAGCATAGCGCTGGCCGACCTCGTCCGCTACGGCGGGATGAAGATCAGGGGAGACCCGAGGATAATTCCCCCCGCTCTTTCTGAGTGGGTTTTTGAAAAGATCAGCGGTGAGAAACCGCGGAAACATTTTAGAGCCCACGTCGTTGCCCAGATAGACCTTCCCCCGGCCAAGGCCATTGGCAGGCTGATGGACATCCATCCCCCAGCCCACGTTCTTGTTGTTCCTCCGGACACTGAGGCATGGGGCGAGCTGATGCGTCTCTGGGGGAGTTTTGAAAAGCTCAGGGGATTTCACCCTCCTAAGAAGACAAAGGCAGAGGAATCCAGGGGGAAGAAGAGAAAGAGGGGAGATTTTGGCTTAAAGGAGTTTTAA
- a CDS encoding DUF505 family protein: MYLKRRHLEILREMKKTESQAEIEAKLPEEFQIRAIELYILRFVELEGGKIKLTDAGRKLLQITDELNIEELPDVIADSETIKMMELLDETGKIPESWMEKLRERKLADENGLTAFGKALLEIYREIHPVVYLTPEIASFLRGMPKIGTLDELVTYKNSKLYGDNIVNALQAMRLLLISPPTDKGRAFATTPAAKLALKALSMIPVFARAIVLRKEDFEMLKAGKRNAELESMGLANEKGTTEFGKAVMETYEAMGKVEEKVLPMYLLDDELSVLKAIQEIEKKYETNPDILPTEKEIGKRVEVEDLGAILHLLESKGLIERKLVKDKDTYWLTEWGKEAINFGTVSPDAMKAVTYAESGDVPIAEWVLKAQEEGVVKAGVTDKGRFYLRLSKEVRRRPFITRYDAAILAKTPRKKYIQGDELVSLVQDYIGGNETEIIRAIGEAEAKGFIIELQNGMVKLTELGEKVKSALESAKLQEIVKVKFSVTPTLYNVLKVIYDNIETFNRIWKEKGEAKGYKMEEVDVIRKHLSLSDDEIKKALVMLRELGFLGTKNLTEGGRTLVEAYTR, encoded by the coding sequence ATGTACCTGAAGAGGAGACACCTCGAGATACTCAGGGAGATGAAGAAAACTGAGAGCCAGGCGGAGATAGAGGCAAAGCTCCCGGAGGAGTTCCAGATAAGGGCGATAGAGCTCTACATACTAAGATTTGTCGAGCTTGAGGGCGGGAAGATAAAGCTGACCGATGCCGGCAGGAAGCTTCTCCAGATAACCGACGAACTCAACATTGAGGAGCTCCCGGATGTTATAGCGGATAGCGAGACCATCAAGATGATGGAGCTCCTGGATGAGACGGGTAAAATCCCCGAAAGCTGGATGGAGAAGCTCAGGGAGAGGAAGCTCGCAGACGAGAACGGCCTTACCGCCTTTGGAAAAGCCCTGCTTGAGATTTACCGTGAGATCCATCCGGTAGTTTACCTTACGCCCGAGATAGCTTCATTCCTGAGGGGAATGCCCAAGATAGGTACGCTCGACGAGCTTGTAACCTACAAGAACTCAAAGCTCTATGGAGATAACATAGTTAACGCACTCCAGGCCATGAGGCTCCTCCTTATCTCGCCGCCGACCGACAAGGGAAGGGCATTCGCAACAACTCCGGCGGCAAAGCTTGCTCTCAAGGCCCTCAGCATGATCCCCGTGTTCGCGAGGGCTATCGTCCTCAGGAAAGAGGACTTTGAGATGCTGAAAGCTGGCAAGAGGAACGCAGAGCTTGAGAGCATGGGTCTAGCCAACGAGAAGGGCACCACAGAGTTCGGAAAGGCCGTAATGGAGACCTACGAGGCAATGGGCAAAGTTGAGGAGAAAGTCCTGCCGATGTACCTGCTTGACGATGAGCTTTCAGTGCTAAAGGCTATTCAGGAGATTGAGAAGAAGTACGAGACCAACCCTGACATACTCCCAACCGAGAAGGAGATAGGAAAGCGCGTTGAGGTCGAAGACCTCGGGGCAATCCTACACCTCCTCGAGAGCAAGGGGCTGATCGAGAGGAAGCTCGTGAAGGATAAGGACACCTACTGGCTTACCGAGTGGGGCAAGGAGGCCATCAACTTTGGAACCGTCAGCCCGGACGCCATGAAGGCGGTAACCTACGCTGAGAGCGGTGACGTTCCGATAGCCGAGTGGGTGCTCAAGGCCCAGGAGGAGGGCGTTGTAAAGGCCGGCGTCACCGACAAGGGCAGGTTCTACCTCAGGCTCAGCAAGGAGGTAAGGAGGAGGCCCTTCATAACCCGCTACGACGCGGCAATACTGGCGAAGACCCCAAGGAAGAAGTACATCCAGGGGGACGAGCTGGTGTCTCTAGTTCAAGACTACATCGGAGGCAATGAAACGGAGATTATTAGGGCGATCGGTGAGGCAGAAGCAAAGGGCTTCATTATCGAACTCCAGAACGGCATGGTCAAGCTCACAGAACTCGGAGAGAAAGTTAAGAGCGCCCTAGAGAGCGCCAAGCTCCAGGAAATAGTCAAGGTCAAGTTCAGCGTAACGCCAACCCTCTACAACGTCCTTAAGGTTATCTACGACAACATCGAGACCTTCAACAGGATATGGAAGGAGAAGGGCGAAGCGAAGGGTTATAAGATGGAAGAGGTAGACGTTATCAGGAAGCACCTCAGCCTCAGTGACGACGAGATAAAGAAGGCTCTGGTAATGCTCAGGGAGCTCGGGTTCCTTGGAACGAAGAACCTAACGGAGGGAGGCAGGACGCTGGTTGAAGCGTATACGAGGTGA
- a CDS encoding SDH family Clp fold serine proteinase: protein MDPLSGFLGSLLWMFFFLYLLMWPQLQYRQLQIVRGRLLERIARKRNSTVITMIHRQESIGFFGIPVYRFISVEDSEEVLRAIRAAPKDKPIDLIIHTPGGLVLAATQIARALKEHPAETRVIVPHYAMSGGTLIALAADKIIMDPNAVLGPVDPQLGQYPAPSILRAVEKKGPEKVDDQTLILADVAEKAIKQVQDFVFYLLKDRYGEEKARELAQILTEGRWTHDYPITVDHARELGLPVETDVPEEVYALMELYKQPVRQRGTVEFMPYPVKQENRK, encoded by the coding sequence ATGGATCCTCTCAGCGGATTTTTAGGCTCCCTGCTGTGGATGTTCTTTTTCCTTTACTTACTTATGTGGCCCCAGCTCCAGTACAGGCAGCTCCAGATAGTCAGGGGAAGGCTTCTGGAGAGGATAGCTAGGAAGAGGAACTCCACCGTCATAACCATGATCCACAGGCAGGAGAGCATCGGGTTCTTCGGAATCCCGGTTTACAGGTTCATAAGCGTCGAGGACAGCGAGGAAGTCCTGAGGGCAATAAGGGCGGCACCGAAGGACAAGCCGATAGACCTGATAATACACACACCGGGCGGCCTGGTTTTAGCTGCCACCCAGATTGCTAGGGCGCTCAAGGAGCACCCCGCCGAAACTCGCGTTATAGTTCCCCACTACGCGATGAGCGGTGGGACCCTGATAGCTTTGGCGGCCGATAAGATAATCATGGATCCAAACGCGGTTCTCGGGCCGGTTGACCCACAGCTCGGGCAGTATCCAGCCCCGAGCATACTCAGGGCGGTTGAGAAGAAAGGCCCTGAGAAGGTCGACGACCAGACCCTCATCCTGGCAGATGTGGCTGAGAAGGCCATAAAGCAGGTTCAGGACTTCGTCTTCTACCTCCTGAAAGACAGATACGGTGAGGAGAAGGCTAGGGAGCTCGCCCAGATACTCACCGAGGGCAGGTGGACCCACGACTACCCGATAACGGTCGACCACGCCAGGGAGCTGGGCCTGCCTGTGGAGACCGACGTTCCAGAGGAAGTCTACGCCCTCATGGAGCTCTACAAGCAGCCGGTCAGACAGAGGGGAACCGTTGAGTTCATGCCCTACCCCGTGAAGCAGGAAAACCGGAAGTGA
- a CDS encoding TATA-box-binding protein: protein MVDMSNVKLRIENIVASVDLFAQLNLEKVIEICPNSKYNPEEFPGIICRFEVPKVALLIFSSGKLVVTGAKSVDDIKNAVNKLTEMLRTKVGTQFTKPPQIDIQNMVFSGDIGVEFNLDAVALSLPNCEYEPEQFPGVIYRVKDPKAVILLFSSGKIVCSGAKSENDAWEAVKKLLRELEKYGLVEEEEEW from the coding sequence TTGGTAGACATGAGCAATGTTAAGCTCAGGATTGAAAATATAGTCGCTTCTGTTGACCTCTTTGCACAGCTCAACCTGGAGAAGGTTATAGAAATCTGCCCGAACTCCAAGTACAATCCAGAGGAGTTCCCGGGGATCATCTGCCGCTTTGAGGTACCGAAGGTTGCCCTCCTTATATTCAGCTCAGGAAAGCTCGTAGTTACCGGCGCAAAGAGCGTCGACGACATAAAGAATGCGGTTAACAAACTCACAGAGATGCTCAGAACAAAGGTCGGCACCCAGTTCACCAAGCCGCCCCAGATAGACATTCAGAATATGGTCTTCAGCGGGGACATTGGGGTGGAGTTCAACCTCGATGCAGTTGCATTAAGCCTTCCAAACTGTGAGTACGAGCCCGAGCAGTTCCCGGGCGTCATCTACCGTGTTAAGGATCCAAAGGCAGTGATACTGCTGTTCTCCTCGGGTAAGATAGTCTGCTCGGGAGCTAAGAGCGAGAACGATGCATGGGAGGCCGTGAAGAAGCTCCTCCGCGAGCTGGAGAAGTACGGCCTCGTGGAAGAAGAGGAAGAGTGGTGA
- a CDS encoding S-layer protein gives MKGFMKALALLMGVVFLLSTAGASAGSNYMVPTGLKDISTVPRSFFVNPDGTPNVKIVVGSYARAEDVASAADIAAALGSILYKEEEAKDIAVKLRKASETDVVLQQVVYRYDYDTMTIDHNLPYNSGLINWSKSYDELPADYWYNGAGYTTNYTTWASSFSAQFKVKVGDSVNGNYLYGWDIDIKGLSLSPIDPADWDGTAPPKQADIKIPSRGISVSVDYTLYNYTVVKDEIVREAYPEWGVPEERNVTTESRIGNSAAVEKDNGTIVGVISPGVAAGDEFTLLGIKYHVFSVGANSFTAGEVLGTGWFAQNESKMLGNSRWKITLIGANPLEESAIVTVVDTKTGEIYGPAVLKLGEPTNVVVSGDTIELQLKLEALSENLILGKIAQISGYGDIKTYSSGTEVDYGGQRWLMSVDSDGQYIKGIALTNEDELVGNPLNILNIYTIEYSFEMKSLNEKDVEFDINRDGSITDTSYVVAKATITILENNPKVNELVLSVGDKVPGTDYVVAGFDGVKNLVIRTPTQPLTLLDTEVNFASSGSNYILVGSNRANLLTSMIFGRYHLPTDFRVWFGEYPVLGYIPKCDLLGGKGVIIVAGATPEATRKAATILMQYIAGLS, from the coding sequence ATGAAGGGCTTCATGAAAGCGCTCGCCCTCCTCATGGGCGTTGTCTTTTTGCTCTCAACTGCCGGAGCTTCCGCAGGTTCAAACTACATGGTTCCAACCGGGCTCAAGGACATAAGCACGGTTCCCCGGAGCTTTTTCGTTAATCCAGATGGGACCCCAAACGTGAAGATAGTCGTCGGGAGCTATGCTAGGGCTGAGGACGTCGCCAGCGCCGCGGACATAGCGGCCGCCCTCGGCAGTATCCTCTACAAGGAGGAAGAGGCCAAAGACATAGCCGTCAAGCTCAGGAAGGCCAGTGAAACCGACGTCGTGCTCCAGCAGGTTGTATACCGCTACGACTACGACACCATGACCATCGACCACAACCTCCCATACAACAGCGGCCTGATTAACTGGTCCAAGTCCTACGATGAGCTTCCCGCGGATTACTGGTACAACGGTGCCGGCTACACAACCAATTACACCACTTGGGCGAGCTCGTTCTCGGCCCAGTTCAAGGTTAAGGTGGGGGATTCTGTCAACGGGAACTACCTCTACGGCTGGGACATAGATATAAAAGGCCTCTCCCTCAGCCCCATTGATCCGGCGGACTGGGATGGTACGGCCCCCCCAAAGCAGGCAGACATAAAGATACCCTCGAGGGGGATATCGGTTTCCGTTGACTACACCCTGTACAACTACACAGTCGTTAAGGACGAGATCGTGAGGGAGGCCTACCCTGAGTGGGGTGTGCCCGAGGAGAGGAACGTAACAACTGAGAGCAGAATAGGGAACTCCGCCGCCGTTGAAAAGGACAACGGAACCATCGTCGGCGTTATAAGTCCCGGAGTTGCGGCAGGAGACGAGTTCACCCTCCTCGGAATCAAGTACCACGTCTTTTCCGTTGGTGCCAACAGCTTCACCGCGGGTGAAGTTCTAGGGACCGGCTGGTTCGCCCAGAACGAGAGCAAGATGCTGGGCAACAGCAGGTGGAAGATAACCCTCATAGGAGCCAATCCGCTTGAGGAATCTGCCATCGTAACCGTTGTCGACACCAAGACGGGGGAGATCTACGGCCCGGCGGTTCTCAAGCTCGGAGAGCCCACAAACGTCGTTGTCAGCGGCGACACCATCGAGCTTCAGCTGAAGCTTGAAGCCCTCTCAGAGAACCTAATCCTTGGAAAGATCGCCCAGATAAGCGGTTATGGGGACATAAAGACGTACTCCAGCGGGACGGAGGTTGACTACGGCGGACAGAGATGGCTTATGAGCGTTGACTCTGATGGCCAGTACATAAAGGGAATAGCCCTCACAAACGAGGACGAGCTGGTTGGGAACCCGCTGAATATTCTCAACATCTACACAATCGAGTACTCCTTCGAGATGAAGTCCCTCAACGAGAAGGACGTTGAGTTCGACATAAACAGGGACGGCTCCATAACGGACACCAGCTACGTGGTTGCAAAGGCCACCATCACGATACTGGAGAACAACCCGAAGGTGAACGAGCTCGTGCTTTCGGTGGGCGATAAAGTGCCGGGAACCGACTACGTTGTGGCCGGATTCGATGGTGTTAAGAACCTGGTGATCCGCACCCCCACCCAGCCTCTTACCCTCCTAGACACCGAGGTCAACTTTGCCAGCTCCGGCTCCAACTACATCCTCGTTGGTTCAAACAGAGCCAACCTGTTGACCTCCATGATCTTCGGCCGCTACCACCTTCCGACCGACTTCAGGGTCTGGTTTGGAGAATACCCTGTTCTCGGGTACATCCCGAAGTGCGATCTCCTGGGTGGTAAGGGAGTCATAATAGTCGCGGGAGCAACTCCGGAGGCGACTAGGAAGGCCGCCACCATACTAATGCAGTACATAGCTGGTCTCTCATAA
- the amrS gene encoding AmmeMemoRadiSam system radical SAM enzyme produces the protein MREAAWWEPLDGGRVRCRLCPLNCIIEEGHRGSCRIRKNIGGKLYTLNYGKVSAIGADPVEKKPLFHFWPGSCAFSIATVGCNMHCKHCQNWEISQSDEDFPYLHDMTPEMVVAMAKRYGCESIAYTYNEPVIWYEFVLDTAKLARKEGLYNLMITNGYINEEPFRELAPYIDAMNIDIKAFDDRFYMTIASVPSGEPSRRTAVIAKKEFGIHVELTYLIIPTLNDKEDEIRAFARWVVENLGDDTPVHFSRFFPHYKLGNLPPTPIETVEMAYRVAREEGLKFVYVGNVPGHEGENTYCPSCGKPVIKRWAFEITDYHITPEGKCEYCGEKLPVVGTYRRKSYPGMWW, from the coding sequence ATGCGTGAGGCAGCCTGGTGGGAGCCGCTGGATGGAGGGAGGGTTCGCTGTAGGCTCTGCCCCCTCAACTGCATAATCGAAGAGGGCCATCGCGGCTCCTGCAGGATACGGAAGAACATCGGTGGAAAACTCTACACCCTCAACTACGGTAAGGTCTCCGCCATAGGTGCGGATCCCGTGGAGAAGAAGCCGCTCTTTCACTTCTGGCCCGGCTCCTGTGCCTTCTCGATAGCGACGGTCGGTTGCAACATGCACTGCAAGCACTGCCAGAACTGGGAGATAAGCCAGAGCGACGAGGACTTTCCCTACCTCCACGACATGACGCCAGAAATGGTGGTCGCGATGGCCAAGCGCTACGGCTGCGAGAGCATAGCCTACACCTACAACGAGCCGGTTATATGGTACGAGTTCGTCCTCGACACAGCGAAGCTCGCCAGGAAGGAGGGCCTCTACAACCTCATGATAACCAACGGCTACATAAACGAGGAGCCTTTCAGGGAGCTCGCACCTTACATCGATGCAATGAACATCGACATCAAGGCCTTCGATGACAGGTTCTACATGACGATAGCGAGCGTCCCGAGTGGAGAGCCGAGCAGGAGAACCGCGGTGATAGCTAAGAAAGAATTTGGAATCCACGTCGAGCTCACTTATTTGATAATCCCAACCCTCAACGATAAGGAGGATGAGATCCGCGCCTTCGCCAGATGGGTCGTTGAGAACCTCGGCGACGACACCCCCGTTCACTTCTCGCGCTTCTTCCCCCACTACAAGCTTGGCAACCTGCCGCCGACGCCGATTGAGACCGTTGAGATGGCATACAGGGTAGCCAGGGAGGAGGGCCTGAAGTTCGTCTACGTTGGCAACGTGCCCGGTCACGAGGGTGAAAACACGTACTGTCCCAGCTGTGGAAAGCCAGTGATAAAGAGGTGGGCCTTCGAGATAACCGATTACCATATCACGCCTGAGGGGAAGTGCGAGTACTGCGGCGAAAAACTTCCAGTGGTGGGAACGTACCGGAGAAAGTCCTACCCAGGGATGTGGTGGTGA
- a CDS encoding polysaccharide deacetylase family protein, whose amino-acid sequence MIVSITFDVEHDCPPYLTTTRGMEEGLPRLLDLMAEKKVKATFFFTAEMARRFPELVKRVVDEGHELGSHNYNHERLDKLTKDEGSKVIGKSLRVLREFGDVVSFRAPNLQFPDYYYGVLERNGVLVDSSKATYKGYKKGVRFFGEVLEVPASTTSSVIRLPWRLQSLIHSRLKEPRIYFAHPWEFVPMQKEKIRWDCKFNTGDRAVELLGMLIDHYKSMGARFLTMREYYDLYGNLKRE is encoded by the coding sequence ATGATCGTTTCAATAACCTTCGACGTTGAGCACGACTGCCCTCCCTACCTCACAACAACGAGGGGTATGGAAGAGGGCCTTCCGAGGCTTCTTGACCTGATGGCTGAGAAGAAGGTTAAGGCCACTTTCTTCTTTACCGCGGAGATGGCGAGGCGCTTTCCGGAGCTGGTGAAGCGCGTTGTGGACGAGGGGCACGAGCTCGGGAGCCACAACTACAACCACGAGAGGCTGGACAAGCTGACTAAGGACGAGGGGAGTAAGGTCATCGGGAAGTCCCTCCGGGTTCTCAGGGAGTTCGGCGACGTTGTATCTTTCCGCGCTCCCAACCTCCAGTTCCCGGATTACTACTACGGCGTTCTCGAGAGGAACGGCGTTCTCGTTGATTCATCAAAGGCCACCTACAAGGGGTACAAGAAGGGCGTGAGGTTCTTTGGGGAGGTCCTCGAGGTTCCTGCCTCGACAACGAGCTCTGTAATAAGGCTCCCTTGGAGGCTTCAGAGCCTCATCCACTCCCGTCTCAAGGAGCCGAGGATCTACTTCGCACACCCCTGGGAGTTCGTGCCGATGCAGAAGGAGAAGATCAGATGGGACTGCAAATTCAACACCGGCGACAGGGCCGTGGAACTCCTCGGGATGCTGATAGACCACTACAAGTCCATGGGCGCTAGGTTCCTGACGATGAGGGAGTACTACGATCTCTACGGAAACCTTAAACGTGAGTGA
- a CDS encoding glycosyltransferase family 4 protein, producing the protein MESLKIAIASDWFFPKIGGIETHMDELARNLLAAGHEPYVITHDYRHMGPYEDGFPYPVKRFHSSIYLKSYHISLSPSQLWKINQFYKEIRFDITHVHSIYSPFSIAVANLSRGIRDVPVVATNHSFYGDPKADPIIGPMLRYYLRRVDSFVAVSTPVARDTKRLLGKRLNGRPVIVVPNGIDTEKWRPPEPEERENARRALGLADEIVLFYTGRMTERKQAHRLPFIVSKALEVSGVPREKIRLVAVGNGEMRAKFEENLRRTNLMGRTLLFDFVPRDRLIEFYWAADIVLMPGILEAFPMVGLEASATGRMIVGRNESGLSDLILDGTTGFLGDSEGEVAQKLGEVLTNPEIIEKMGREARKRVVEEFSWDVVLKRILEVYRATIEASDGVDKRYLLYKLWRRVSG; encoded by the coding sequence ATGGAGAGCCTTAAAATCGCCATAGCGAGCGACTGGTTTTTTCCTAAAATCGGAGGGATTGAGACTCACATGGACGAGCTCGCCCGCAACCTTCTCGCGGCCGGGCACGAGCCCTACGTCATAACCCATGATTACAGACACATGGGGCCCTACGAAGACGGGTTCCCCTACCCCGTTAAGAGGTTCCACTCATCGATATACCTGAAGAGCTACCACATAAGCCTGAGTCCCTCCCAGCTCTGGAAGATAAACCAGTTCTACAAGGAGATCCGCTTCGATATAACCCACGTCCACAGCATATACTCCCCTTTTTCGATAGCCGTGGCGAACCTCTCCAGGGGTATCCGCGACGTTCCAGTGGTTGCGACCAACCACTCTTTCTACGGCGATCCAAAGGCTGATCCCATAATAGGCCCGATGCTAAGGTACTACCTCAGGAGAGTTGATTCGTTCGTCGCCGTCAGCACCCCCGTGGCCAGAGACACCAAGCGGCTCCTCGGGAAAAGGCTTAACGGAAGGCCGGTCATCGTGGTTCCCAACGGTATAGATACGGAGAAGTGGCGTCCCCCAGAGCCGGAGGAGAGGGAAAACGCCAGAAGAGCCCTCGGCCTCGCAGATGAGATAGTTCTCTTCTACACCGGCAGGATGACTGAGAGGAAGCAGGCCCACAGGCTCCCGTTCATAGTGTCCAAGGCTCTAGAGGTCTCGGGTGTTCCCAGAGAAAAGATCAGACTCGTCGCCGTTGGCAACGGGGAGATGAGGGCCAAATTCGAGGAGAACCTGAGGAGAACCAATCTGATGGGGAGAACCCTCCTCTTCGACTTCGTTCCCAGGGACAGACTCATAGAGTTCTATTGGGCCGCCGACATCGTTCTGATGCCCGGTATTCTGGAAGCGTTCCCAATGGTCGGCCTTGAGGCTTCCGCAACAGGAAGGATGATAGTCGGGAGGAACGAGAGCGGCCTCTCAGATCTTATCCTGGACGGGACAACGGGCTTCCTCGGGGACAGCGAGGGGGAGGTTGCCCAGAAGCTCGGGGAAGTCCTTACAAACCCCGAGATCATCGAGAAGATGGGCAGAGAGGCCAGGAAGCGCGTTGTGGAGGAGTTTTCGTGGGACGTGGTGCTGAAGAGGATCCTCGAAGTTTACAGGGCCACCATTGAAGCGAGCGATGGGGTGGACAAGAGGTATCTCCTCTACAAGCTCTGGAGGAGGGTTTCGGGATGA
- a CDS encoding lysylphosphatidylglycerol synthase transmembrane domain-containing protein produces MIGGILEEGRNYLLVLGRVSLPYFLLAIFVYYFSVLIYAIRWKLVLRGMGKDVPFFELVKSILASIFMNNITPMSRSGGEILRIAWISRRGGVPFGLSTMSVVYERILETVPVFVLFLVGMLYFSSMPGVLFVLGVVAVALIWIRWEDFVRISLRVFKASVDEEEMEKILSLRRSHNITLGGILLSSSIWLLDVVRLKLITLAFGLHLSLPLIVVVSIANLLLGLVALTPGGVGIVEGGLVGTLTHFGLPITLAVSVTLVERFISYVLSTIVGFVVLLTSGGREVWRALKSP; encoded by the coding sequence ATGATTGGCGGTATTTTAGAGGAAGGCCGTAATTACCTCCTTGTTCTCGGGCGCGTTTCCCTGCCGTACTTCCTTCTGGCTATCTTTGTGTACTACTTCAGCGTTCTCATATACGCTATTAGGTGGAAGCTCGTTCTGAGGGGAATGGGAAAGGACGTCCCATTCTTCGAGCTCGTTAAATCGATCCTGGCGTCGATCTTCATGAACAACATAACCCCCATGAGCCGCAGCGGCGGCGAGATACTGAGGATAGCCTGGATAAGTAGGAGGGGCGGTGTTCCATTTGGGCTCTCCACGATGAGCGTCGTCTACGAGCGCATCCTGGAGACCGTTCCAGTCTTCGTCCTGTTTTTAGTGGGGATGCTGTACTTCTCTTCGATGCCCGGGGTGCTGTTCGTCCTGGGGGTCGTTGCCGTAGCGCTCATATGGATCAGGTGGGAGGACTTCGTCAGGATATCCCTGCGCGTCTTTAAGGCCTCCGTGGACGAGGAGGAGATGGAGAAGATCCTCTCTCTCAGGCGCTCCCACAACATAACCCTGGGGGGAATCCTCCTAAGCTCTTCGATATGGCTCCTCGACGTCGTCCGCCTTAAACTCATAACCCTCGCCTTTGGTCTCCACTTGAGCCTTCCGCTGATAGTCGTCGTATCCATAGCCAACCTCCTGCTCGGCTTGGTGGCCCTCACTCCGGGTGGGGTTGGAATAGTGGAGGGCGGTCTTGTGGGAACGCTCACCCACTTCGGTCTTCCAATAACCCTCGCAGTCTCCGTAACCCTCGTGGAGCGCTTTATATCCTATGTACTCAGCACCATCGTGGGGTTCGTAGTACTGCTGACCTCGGGGGGAAGAGAGGTATGGAGAGCCTTAAAATCGCCATAG
- a CDS encoding nucleotide pyrophosphohydrolase produces MKGQREVDALIRSMGGYWKPFEMLAALTEEVGELADVMLALEGVKGRAGKERLEEELGDVLFALSCIANYYGIDLDEALGKTLEKYRERDLGG; encoded by the coding sequence GTGAAGGGTCAGAGGGAAGTGGACGCCCTGATAAGATCCATGGGTGGCTACTGGAAGCCTTTTGAGATGCTGGCGGCCCTCACCGAGGAAGTGGGTGAACTGGCGGATGTCATGCTTGCCCTGGAGGGCGTTAAGGGCCGTGCCGGAAAAGAACGGCTTGAGGAAGAGCTCGGCGATGTCCTCTTCGCCCTCTCCTGCATAGCCAACTACTACGGGATCGATCTTGACGAAGCCCTTGGAAAAACCCTGGAGAAGTACAGGGAGAGGGATCTGGGCGGTTGA